The following proteins are encoded in a genomic region of Sesamum indicum cultivar Zhongzhi No. 13 linkage group LG8, S_indicum_v1.0, whole genome shotgun sequence:
- the LOC105167492 gene encoding cyclin-B1-2, whose protein sequence is MDSPKMIPLEGRADDPLRYGIHGVKSDIIEPHPLESAYRSAKVRQEDMKKRILANTYGAAFPMKMELDRQILSKFFQRPPGAIPSSFVGLEALTGTLEGFGFEDYLNDPRDSESFRPVDMHHGMEVRLGLSKGPACPSFM, encoded by the exons ATGGATTCGCCGAAGATGATACCACTCGAAGGACGTGCGGACGATCCACTCCGTTATGGAATTCACGGCGTGAAGAGCGACATTATTGAACCTCACCCCCTTGAATCTGCCTACCGCTct GCGAAGGTTAGGCAAGAAGACATGAAGAAGAGAATCCTAGCGAATACTTATGGAGCAGCGTTTCCGATGAAGATGGAGCTCGACCGCCAGATTCTCTCCAA ATTTTTTCAACGGCCACCTGGAGCTATACCGTCTTCATTTGTGGGTTTAGAGGCCTTGACTGGAACTTTGGAAGGTTTTGGTTTTGAAGATTATCTGAATG ATCCCAGGGATTCTGAATCATTCCGTCCGGTTGACATGCATCATGGAATGGAAGTGCGTCTTGGACTGTCAAAAGGACCAGCATGCCCCAGTTTCATGTGA